GCCCACCTTCTGGCACTGCAATTGGCTCGGTGGTCGCCGGCTCAAGCCCCAATTCCCGGACATATTCAGGCGCTCCATCCGCAAGAACCGGAGTGTTGCCGACGCGCTTCTGGGGGATAGATGGATACTCGACCTTCAGCTTGGTGAAATCAACGACACAATCATGCTGCAGTGCATCCATCTGGCTAGGGCGATTAGAGAGGCAGAAATCACGCTGCAGCCGGACATCACCGACGAGATCGCTTGGACGGGGGGCGGCGGTAGCTCTGAATACTCTGCTAGCTCCGCCTACGCCATCCAGTTCTCCGACCGCCCCACGACCTCTTTCAAGCCATTGATCTAGAAGACATGGGCGCCGGGGCATGTCAAGATGTTTTGCTGGCTTCTCCACCATGATAAGTTGTGGTGCAACGACTGGCTTCAACGTCGAGGATGGGAGAACGGATACTTCTGCGCCCTGTGCTCCAGAAGCCTAGAATCATTGGTGCACTTATTCTGGGAATGCCCGGTCGCGCTGAGGGTTTGGACGCAGGCGGCGTCCTGGAGAAGTTGCGAGGCTCTAAGGCCAGACGTGGAGACGAGCGAGAGATCCACCACTGAGATCGTCACCTCCCTGGTGCTTCGGTCTCCTCCGGCCGCTCGGCAAGGGGTGCAATCCCTGATGGGAATGACTCTCTGGCGAATTTGGCTTAAACTCAACGCATGCACTTTCAGAGGCGCCACGCCGCGAGTTTCAGATGTAATTAGCGAGATTAGGAGCGATTTGGAGCAATGGCGTTTGGCCGGAGCGGCATGTCTCGAGACCCCGTGTGGGGATTTGGTCGTGAGATAGTTCCATAGATGTACAAGGGGAGGATCTGTTTCCTCCTCGGTTTTCTTCCTGGTCACTTGACCAAATTCTTGCAACTCTCCTCTGCTAAATCAATGAAAAGCCAGTGAAATGCTGGGTCTTTCAAAAAAATCAATCATTCTCACACTCATTTCAGGAAGAATTAAAGTTGGGCCTGGCAGAGTAATACCGGTGCTGCTAGGAAAAACACAGCATGTGTACCTCTTCAGTCTTCTATTGTGGGGCCAGAATTCAAGTTAGATCCATGAGTCCAAATTCGTCGCCACATCAAGCAAAAGATTATGTTTCCTCAAATCAAAGGGCTACTTTTTCTTTAGAAATTCTGTTGTATAGAATTCTTACAAAATTCTTCCGACTGAAGAAgcctaagagcatctacaactaGACTAGACAAATCTATCCCCTAAAAGTCCGCCAACGCGCCGGGGCCGTCCCCGGACAGCGTCGGGCAACCCCTCAAAGTTCTGTAGGACAACGACACTCTTGATATAAAAAACCTCAAATTCATGCAAATCCTTAATCTGTCCTGATATGGGCTAGATATGAAGGGTGTCAGTGAGTCGGATGAATAGGGCCGGTTTGAGGGGGTCGGATGGGTCATGATTTTGTGCCTGATCCTTGACCGGCCGCTCAGACATATATGGGTGTGATTGAGGAGCCCGGCTATAGATGCTCCGAGGGCATTTCGAACGCGGACCCTCAAAACGCACACAAACATTCGAAGCGGACCCTCAAAACGCACACAAACATTCGAATCGAGGTGTCCAAGCGATGTAAGCCATCCAATGTGATGTTGCATTTGTGCACAGACGTGTCCGCTTGTCTCAATTCCCGCAAATCGGACGCAGACCAAGGGGAGGTTTACTAGAGTCTGGACATCTGCCACATACGCGCCTGGCCGGTCGAACCCACCCAAAACACTCTCCACGCTGTCGCACATTCTTGCCGGTCAAGTTGCTTCAGAGCGGACGTGACTCAATGACGTTGATGTCATTCAGAGCAATGCAGATGGATGAGCGGGCGGTGCCGCTTCAATAGTGACATGACTACCGAGAAGTCTACTCCAGCCGATGGCCACATTGAAGTTGGTTGCCCGCCCATTCGCCTGGGAACAACTATTTAAGCGTGACTCCGGCAGCGTCAACACGACATCTCCAATCCACGCCACTTTGCTCACCATGGTTGACTATCCTCCCTTCTCCGCGACGATGCCAAGCTCCTGGTTCTCTGCGCCGGCAGGTGCCACCGGATCTCCTACTAGATCCGGATCGTGGCACCGCCGTCATCTCTCTATGTGGctatctaaatgctcttatatttgtTTAGAGAGGGAGTATATTTTGGTTTTTGTAACAGCGTATTCATTCTGACATTCTCTCCTTACATTTGTTCAGTTTCCGATAAATGACAGATCGTTTGTTTAACAACAGTCGAGGTATGCAGCAATTATTCCGTGTTCACGCTTCTTCTAAATGTAGCCATGTCGTATTACTTGCTGACGCTCAGATCCCGGCAACGTTGCACGAATTGGGCCAAGCTCCGGTAGCTCGTGCCGCCGTCGGCGACTGCCTTCGCCGCCGCATCCTGGACGCTTACCGCCTTGTTCCTCACTGTCTCGTCCGCCATTACAGCCTTCACCTTCTCCGCGATACTCTCCCCGCTCACCATTCCCTCCTCCCCCTCCCAGCTCCACCGCTCCTCCCAGACGCCGAGCCCGCTGCGCGCCACTACGCCGGCGTTCACCCTCTGGTCCCCGAACCTCGGCCATGCCAGAACCGGCAATccgttcgccgccgcctccgtgACCGAGTTCCAGCCGCAGTGGCTGGTGAACAGACCGATGGATTCTTGCTTCAGGACCTCCTCTTGCTCCACCCAACCCTTGGTCACCATGCCCCGCCCCTGCACACGCTCCAAGAAGCCTTCGCCGAGCAGCTCGCTGAGCTCGGCCTCGTCGTCTCTGTCGACGACGGTGCTTTTCACCACCCACAGGAACCGGTGGCCGCTCGCCTCGAGCCCGACGGCGAGCTCCCTGAGCTGGTCCTTGGATATGGCCTTGCGGCTGCCGAAGCTGACGTACACCACCGACCTCGCCGGCTGCGCCGCGAGCCACTGCATATAATCGGCTTGATTCTCCGCCGGTTCACCTGCCGAAAAGCTCACCGGAGCGAGTGGCCCAACCGAGAAAACATTTGGGAACCCGGCAACGACGGAGCCATCTCGGAGTGCAGCTATGGCTTCTGGCTCGAACTCGTCGAAGGAATTGACCAGGAGGCCGTCGGCTTTCGCGAGCTCGCGGCCGTTGGCGACGAACTGCCGCGTGAAGAGGTGCTCGGGGTGGTGCAGCGCCTGCGGGATGGAAGCCTTGGAGATGCGGTACACGCCGGGGACGTCGACGTCGCCGACGGGACCGCCGGCATTCGCGTCGAGGTAGGCGGGGAAGTGGACGCACAGGGAGAGCATCGCGGTGGAGGCGGTGAACAGGACGTAGCAGGGGAGGCCGAGCTCCTTGGCGACGGGTATGACGACGGAGGCCAGCGCGATGTCCGTCACGAGCGCCGAcgcgccggcgccggcgaggAGCGGGCCGAGGAGGGGCGCGGAGCGGCGCATGGCCTCGAAgcggaggaagaaggggtcggcgCCGGGGAACTCGGACGCGTCGAACCGCGCGAGGTGGAAGTCGAGGCGGCGCACGGCCGGGCACGCGCTGAACAGGGCCTCGAGGTGCGCGGACTCGGCGGACGACACGGGGGGGGGCACGGGCGCGACGGAGACGCCGCAGCCGTGGTCTGAGGAGGAGAGGGACACCGCGAGGCGGCTGAACGGGACGAGGTGGCCCATCCCGGCGCTCGGGAGGAGCACGACGTGGGGGTGGGGCAGGGCGCCCGAGGCGTCGCCGGAGGTCGGCATTGCCGGCGAAACCGTGGAGAtgttttctcttttctctttttggCTGGCTCGTGCAGGGCAGGAGGGATAAAAGCTCTGCAATTCCAGGTGGTTTAATACCAGAGGGCCTCGTTGTTTTGGGAGATGTAGCGGTGCTCTGCACCACACGACTCAACAACCAGTTCAGCGGCGCAGTAGGTGCAACGTCCGGACAGATATACCAGCACATCGTGGGTGTGAAAGCGTGAACTTCATTGCGAAAACGAAGAAGATCTCCACGAGAACACAACAGATGACCAATTGCACGATAGGGCTGAAGCACCATTGCATCCGCGGGAAATATCACCTGTATTTTCATTATCGGTCTTGAAGTCTCGGTTCGATGCTATACTCATTAGATCTTACATTAAGATCTGTGccaaaaaatatatattttaCATATTATATAACTTGACTGAGACTTCATTATTCAGCCACGTAAGCAGGGCAGCAGCTATACAAGAGTGCACGACAGAGCACCCGCTCACGCTCCCCGTGCAAAATAAAATCCCACCGAACAAAATACACATGGCATAGCTGGTAATCCTTGTTGGAAATAACCAACATATTTTTAGGCCAGCAAAACTGGGCACACTTTCTGCCCTCTGCTGCACTTAGGCCTCAGTTCATCCCATCCCATAGTTAGATTCACGTCTGAACATGGGCTCTCTCAGCGATTTCAAATTTCTGGCCGTTGGATCTCTCCCTAGATGCAATTTGAACCATCGGATCTGCCCCTGAGGTGAGCTGGGCCGTTGGATATAATTCAAGTTCACAACAATGCATAGTAAGTTTGTTTTTCCACTTTAGAATTTTAATCGTTTGTGACTGACTACTGGGGTCCGACACTCATGGACCGGGCCTGTCAGCGGCTTGGGTGCGCAGACACCCGGTGCGGGTGGCTCGCAGTCAAATATGTGTGCCACCGCCTGTAATTTTCGGATCCCGCTGAGGGCATTAGAGGGAATTCGCTTCGTCGCCCTTGCGTGGCATGATGTGTATGGGTCATTTTCCAGTGTAAAGAAGAAAAGGAGAGGAGGCACCCGATTGGGTGAAAACCCTAGCCGCCATCCCCATCGCGCCCCTCTCCTTCGCAGTCGTCGCCGCTCTCCCGTCCAGTTCTCCTCCCCCATTGCCGAGCTCGCCTCCGCCGCTGCTCTCTCCCGTCCATCTCGCGCGGCCACCCACTGACTCCTCCCCTTTACACGGCGAGCTCGAGGAGTAAGGCTGGCAACTGGGCACTGCCATACAAGGGTCATGCCGAGCACGGCCCGAAGCACGACGGCCTCTGGTTCGGTTTCTCGTCCGGTGGCTACCTCTGCGCGTAGGACGACCTGCGTGTCGCCGTTGTCACCACAGACGCAGGGCCAAAGGCAACGGCCGTGCGCCGCCATCAGCGGGAGGAGCGACGGCCGCCGAGACGGTCGTCCACGTCGATGTTGTCGTTGTCATTCAGGTGCTCTTCCGCTTGCTCTCGCCCTCTGCCTCCTAGCCATCTGTTGTGAGTTGTGTACATGTTCATGCATTCATCATCTCACAGCTGGATCGGCAAGCGGTGACACGTTCACTGTGCGCATCAATTGCTGTCACCTTGGCCACCTGGCGAAGATGGAAGAGGTTCACTGGGATGTGGTTATGGTTTGTTAATTTTGGCTACGATCTGTAGTTGCTGCTCCTCTAGGTTGTGTCGTTGGTACTGCTTGGAGTGCTGATCCTTCTCGTGCAGATCCTCCACCTTGTGCTCTCCTCCTCAAGTTGTCAGCCACCTTGTACTTGGTCTCTTTCGAACTGATGGGAAAGGCAATATGTAAATAGCAATGGGTGCAAGAGCTGGTGAATGCCGTATTAGGGTCCATTAATCATTGGAGAGTCGTGATAAAACTGAAAAAATGAATGCCTGAAGGTG
This genomic stretch from Triticum urartu cultivar G1812 unplaced genomic scaffold, Tu2.1 TuUngrouped_contig_5535, whole genome shotgun sequence harbors:
- the LOC125529343 gene encoding UDP-glycosyltransferase CGT-like, which encodes MGHLVPFSRLAVSLSSSDHGCGVSVAPVPPPVSSAESAHLEALFSACPAVRRLDFHLARFDASEFPGADPFFLRFEAMRRSAPLLGPLLAGAGASALVTDIALASVVIPVAKELGLPCYVLFTASTAMLSLCVHFPAYLDANAGGPVGDVDVPGVYRISKASIPQALHHPEHLFTRQFVANGRELAKADGLLVNSFDEFEPEAIAALRDGSVVAGFPNVFSVGPLAPVSFSAGEPAENQADYMQWLAAQPARSVVYVSFGSRKAISKDQLRELAVGLEASGHRFLWVVKSTVVDRDDEAELSELLGEGFLERVQGRGMVTKGWVEQEEVLKQESIGLFTSHCGWNSVTEAAANGLPVLAWPRFGDQRVNAGVVARSGLGVWEERWSWEGEEGMVSGESIAEKVKAVMADETVRNKAVSVQDAAAKAVADGGTSYRSLAQFVQRCRDLSVSK